In Mastomys coucha isolate ucsf_1 unplaced genomic scaffold, UCSF_Mcou_1 pScaffold20, whole genome shotgun sequence, one DNA window encodes the following:
- the LOC116099956 gene encoding endogenous Bornavirus-like nucleoprotein 1 — protein sequence MQGKDSPAYETSVLCKGVKERPLTALEMSSVVIYCCTLMNGLVIRSSEKICSGLEQIKRRVKALTVTLGKSGHSEAATHLHTCLPIAFEIPTFLTVEKNLKKRTGEWFEFMGALQNNDTINLAPRVFPNLSASALFQSKLESATMMASKAPVIQHLTEPLLQQA from the exons ATGCAAGGTAAGGACAGCCCTGCTTATGAGACATCTGTTCTATGTAAAGGAGTGAAGGAGAGGCCTCTCACAGCCCTCGAAATGTCCTCCGTAGTTATCTACTGCTGCACACTCATGAATGGGCTTGTGATTAGATCATCTGAGAAGATTTGCAGTGGATTGGAACAGATTAAACGTAGAGTGAAGGCCCTCACGGTTACCCTAGGGAAGTCTGGGCATTCAGAGGCAGCTACCCATCTCCACACCTGTCTACCCA ttgcttttgaaaTACCAACCTTCCTGACTGTGGAGAAGAATCTCAAAAAGCGCACAGGTGAATGGTTCGAGTTTATGGGTGCTCTTCAAAACAATGATACCATCAATCTTGCTCCAAGAGTGTTCCCAAATCTGTCAGCTTCAGCTCTTTTCCAGAGTAAGCTCGAGAGTGCAACGATGATGGCATCCAAGGCACCTGTGATCCAGCATTTGACAGAGCCTTTGCTACAACAGGCTTGA